From the Ruminiclostridium josui JCM 17888 genome, one window contains:
- the cooS gene encoding anaerobic carbon-monoxide dehydrogenase catalytic subunit, producing the protein MDFRYHHIKFDHSENHHHNDSGCNDYATAVAEYRRSFASKKDVLQETPDPAVKAMLLHMEEKGIDTVFDRFDAQKPQCSFGLAGVCCRICNMGPCKITKKSPKGVCGADADVIVARNILRSVAAGAAEHGGRGRESMLALKYASEGIANIPIEGESKVLATAKAFGLDTENKSIKELAGLIADILLEDLSRTVPGPHRTLNAFASKERIKVWSELDILPISPYHEVFESLNRTGTGNDSDWYNIMKQMMRTGIAFAWSCVLGSSIAMDSLFGLPVRSTSKVNIGALEKGYVNIGIHGHSPILVSEIVKLGNSDEFQELARKNGALGIKFYGICCSGLSAMYRYGGVIPLSNAIGAELVLGTGALDLWVADVQDIFPSIMEVAKCFKTTVVTTNDSARLPGAEHYGFDHHHSNMNQTTELATKILNRAIESFTQRREIPVYIPPYEIEAEVGFSVEYINKHFGSVKPIAEALKSGEILGIVNLVGCNNPRIVYEKAIVELTDILLENNVLVLTNGCASFPLMKLGYCSTAALKRTGDKLKGFLKDLPPVWHMGECLDNARASALFKAVAEASDIYIKDMPYAFASPEWSNEKGICAALSFRLLGIDSYHCVYAPTQGSDNVTEFMSNGFKDILGSRMIVNVNHTELANEIVNNLKEQRKALGWD; encoded by the coding sequence CATAATGATTCAGGCTGTAATGATTATGCTACAGCCGTAGCTGAATACAGGAGAAGTTTTGCTTCTAAGAAGGATGTTCTTCAAGAAACTCCTGATCCTGCAGTTAAAGCTATGCTTTTACATATGGAAGAAAAAGGGATTGATACTGTTTTCGACAGATTTGATGCCCAAAAGCCACAGTGTAGCTTTGGTCTTGCGGGAGTTTGCTGCAGAATATGCAACATGGGGCCATGTAAAATTACAAAAAAGAGTCCAAAAGGTGTTTGCGGAGCTGATGCCGACGTAATTGTAGCAAGAAATATTCTTAGGAGCGTAGCTGCAGGCGCTGCAGAACACGGTGGCCGAGGACGTGAAAGTATGCTGGCTTTGAAGTACGCCTCTGAAGGTATAGCAAATATTCCTATTGAGGGAGAAAGTAAAGTATTAGCCACTGCTAAAGCATTTGGTCTTGACACTGAAAATAAAAGCATTAAGGAACTAGCGGGATTAATTGCCGACATCCTTCTGGAGGATTTGTCCAGAACTGTTCCGGGACCTCATCGTACTCTTAATGCATTCGCTTCTAAAGAACGAATTAAGGTATGGAGTGAGCTTGATATTCTTCCTATCAGTCCTTACCATGAAGTTTTTGAGAGTCTTAACAGAACAGGTACAGGAAATGACAGTGATTGGTATAACATTATGAAGCAAATGATGAGGACAGGAATAGCCTTCGCATGGTCCTGTGTTTTAGGTTCATCCATTGCTATGGACAGTTTGTTCGGACTTCCTGTAAGAAGTACTTCAAAAGTTAATATTGGTGCTTTAGAAAAAGGTTATGTTAACATAGGAATTCATGGTCATTCTCCGATTTTAGTAAGTGAAATCGTAAAGCTTGGCAATTCAGATGAATTTCAGGAATTAGCAAGGAAAAACGGAGCTTTGGGAATCAAGTTTTACGGTATTTGCTGTTCGGGGCTTTCTGCAATGTACAGATATGGCGGAGTTATACCCCTTTCTAATGCTATCGGTGCTGAGTTGGTTCTTGGAACAGGAGCTTTGGATTTATGGGTAGCTGACGTTCAGGATATTTTCCCTTCCATTATGGAAGTTGCAAAGTGTTTTAAAACAACTGTAGTTACCACAAATGATTCTGCAAGATTGCCCGGTGCTGAGCATTACGGTTTTGACCACCATCATTCTAATATGAATCAGACTACTGAGCTCGCAACAAAGATTCTAAATAGGGCTATTGAAAGTTTTACCCAACGAAGAGAGATTCCGGTTTATATTCCACCTTATGAAATTGAAGCTGAAGTAGGTTTTTCCGTTGAATATATTAATAAGCATTTCGGAAGTGTAAAGCCTATTGCAGAGGCCCTAAAAAGTGGAGAAATTCTTGGTATTGTTAACCTTGTGGGCTGCAACAATCCACGTATTGTTTATGAAAAGGCCATAGTTGAGCTTACAGACATTCTTTTAGAGAACAATGTTCTGGTTCTAACTAACGGGTGTGCCTCCTTTCCGTTGATGAAGCTTGGATATTGCTCTACTGCTGCTTTGAAGCGTACAGGTGATAAACTAAAAGGCTTTTTAAAGGATCTTCCTCCTGTATGGCACATGGGAGAATGTTTAGATAATGCAAGAGCATCCGCATTATTTAAAGCTGTTGCAGAGGCTTCGGACATTTACATAAAGGATATGCCTTATGCTTTTGCCAGTCCTGAATGGTCTAATGAAAAGGGAATCTGTGCGGCCCTTAGTTTCAGATTGCTGGGAATTGATTCTTATCACTGCGTTTATGCACCTACTCAAGGCTCAGATAATGTAACAGAATTTATGAGTAACGGATTTAAGGATATTCTGGGTTCGAGAATGATTGTAAATGTTAATCACACCGAATTGGCAAATGAGATTGTCAACAACCTCAAAGAGCAGAGAAAAGCTCTGGGATGGGATTAA
- a CDS encoding ABC transporter substrate-binding protein, translating into MNFKKFIIASLLLGIITGTAACGKTADIKTVKIAYLPITHALPVFVENELQDKTGQKYKIELVKYGSWPELMDALNTGHIDGASVLIELAMKAKEQGVGVKAVALGHKDGNVIVVSPNIKTASDLKGKKFAIPHRQSSHNILLGQMLQNAGLSYKDVDIVELPPPEMPSALAQGQIAGYCVAEPFGAKSVALEAGKVLFESNELWKNSICCSLVLSDKFISSNRDAAKEVVSKYREAGEYIDSHKGEANTFAKKYLNLDDKVLDLSMKWISYNDLEITKEAYDSLTSKIKEFGISSNPPTYDDFVDSSLSKK; encoded by the coding sequence ATGAATTTTAAAAAGTTTATTATAGCATCTTTGCTTTTAGGAATAATTACAGGTACTGCAGCCTGCGGAAAAACTGCAGATATAAAAACCGTAAAAATTGCCTATCTTCCAATAACTCACGCTCTTCCTGTGTTTGTGGAAAATGAATTACAGGATAAAACAGGTCAAAAATATAAAATTGAACTGGTCAAGTACGGCTCATGGCCTGAATTGATGGATGCCTTGAACACAGGTCATATTGACGGTGCATCAGTACTTATTGAGCTTGCCATGAAAGCAAAGGAACAGGGTGTTGGAGTCAAGGCTGTAGCACTTGGACATAAAGATGGCAACGTAATTGTTGTATCCCCTAATATTAAAACTGCATCGGATTTAAAAGGTAAGAAATTCGCCATTCCCCACAGACAATCCTCACATAATATCCTTTTGGGACAAATGCTTCAAAATGCCGGACTTTCTTACAAGGATGTAGACATTGTTGAACTTCCTCCTCCTGAAATGCCGTCAGCCCTTGCTCAAGGCCAGATAGCTGGATATTGTGTTGCAGAACCATTCGGTGCAAAGTCTGTGGCTTTGGAGGCAGGAAAAGTACTTTTTGAATCAAATGAATTATGGAAGAATTCCATATGCTGCTCTCTGGTTTTGTCTGACAAATTTATTAGCAGCAATAGGGATGCAGCAAAAGAGGTTGTATCCAAATATAGAGAAGCCGGTGAATACATAGATTCCCACAAGGGCGAAGCAAATACTTTTGCAAAGAAATATCTTAATCTCGACGACAAGGTTCTGGATTTATCCATGAAATGGATTTCCTACAATGACCTTGAAATTACAAAAGAAGCATATGACAGTCTTACTTCTAAAATTAAGGAATTCGGTATATCTTCAAATCCTCCGACTTATGATGATTTTGTAGATTCAAGCCTTTCCAAAAAATAG
- a CDS encoding ABC transporter permease: MKKLIHIIVSFTLLLILWQTVVWFGPWNQALLPSPADVGKGFGELILDGTLFTGIKASMYRFFIGYILAAITAITLGLILGWFRNAWSFVNPVVQLVRPISPIAWFPFIVLLFGIGDLPAIVIIFIAAFFPILLTTVSAVGKVDPTYIKVAKNFGIKQPHLLTKIILPSAFPAIASGLHIALGTAWVFLVAGEMVGAQTGLGFMIIDARNNLRSDLLLSGILSIGLIGLILDSLIGLAEKQLLKRWGVIGGNNVH; encoded by the coding sequence ATGAAGAAATTGATTCATATTATAGTGTCGTTCACATTATTATTGATTTTATGGCAGACAGTCGTGTGGTTTGGACCCTGGAATCAAGCCCTACTTCCCTCTCCTGCAGATGTAGGAAAAGGATTTGGGGAGCTTATTCTAGACGGAACTCTTTTTACAGGTATTAAAGCCAGTATGTACAGGTTTTTCATAGGATATATTTTAGCTGCCATTACGGCAATTACTCTGGGTCTTATTCTGGGTTGGTTTAGAAATGCATGGAGTTTTGTAAATCCTGTAGTACAATTGGTAAGGCCTATTTCACCAATAGCATGGTTTCCTTTTATTGTACTTCTCTTTGGGATAGGAGACCTTCCTGCAATTGTCATAATTTTTATTGCAGCATTCTTTCCTATACTTTTAACAACTGTAAGCGCTGTAGGTAAAGTTGACCCAACTTATATTAAGGTTGCAAAAAATTTTGGTATTAAGCAACCCCATCTACTTACAAAAATAATTCTGCCTTCCGCTTTTCCTGCCATTGCTTCAGGTCTGCATATAGCATTGGGTACAGCGTGGGTGTTTCTGGTAGCAGGCGAAATGGTTGGAGCTCAGACCGGATTAGGTTTTATGATTATTGATGCAAGAAATAATCTAAGATCAGATTTATTGCTATCAGGAATATTATCCATCGGTCTTATAGGACTTATTTTAGACAGTTTGATTGGTCTTGCAGAGAAGCAACTCTTGAAAAGATGGGGAGTTATTGGAGGTAACAATGTTCATTGA